A stretch of Gasterosteus aculeatus chromosome 4, fGasAcu3.hap1.1, whole genome shotgun sequence DNA encodes these proteins:
- the kcna1b gene encoding potassium voltage-gated channel subfamily A member 1 → MTVVSTENLDETSTLPGHPQDSYPPDDDHDDHDCCERVVINISGLRFETQLKTLAQFPETLLGNPKKRMRYFDPLRNEYFFDRNRPSFDAILYYYQSGGRLRRPVNVPLDMFSEEIKFYELGAEAMEKFREDEGFIREEERPLPEKEFQRQVWLLFEHPESSGPARGIAIVSVMVILISIVIFCLETLPELKEDPNQRIRVVGNVTIYYKPNVLTDPFFLVETLCIIWFSFELIVRFFACPSKAAFFKNMMNSIDIVAIIPYFITLGTELAEDQDSKESKMGGEQATSLAILRVIRLVRVFRIFKLSRHSKGLQILGQTLKASMRELGLLIFFLFIGVILFSSAVYFAEAEEKESFFTSIPDAFWWAVVSMTTVGYGDMYPVTIGGKIVGSLCAIAGVLTIALPVPVIVSNFNYFYHRETEGEEQAQLLNVSNQNLASDSNSSRRSSSAVSKSEYMEIDEDMNNSIDNFREANLRTANCTGAGQNCVNKGKLLTDV, encoded by the coding sequence ATGACCGTGGTGTCCACGGAGAACTTGGACGAGACCTCCACCCTGCCGGGGCACCCGCAGGACTCCTACCCCCCCGACGACGACCACGACGACCACGACTGCTGCGAGCGCGTGGTGATCAACATCTCGGGGCTGCGCTTCGAGACGCAGCTGAAGACGCTGGCCCAGTTCCCCGAGACGCTGCTGGGGAACCCCAAGAAGAGGATGCGCTACTTCGACCCGCTGAGGAACGAGTACTTCTTCGACCGGAACCGGCCCAGCTTCGACGCCATCCTGTACTACTACCAGTCCGGGGGCCGGCTCCGGAGACCCGTCAACGTGCCGCTGGACATGTTCTCGGAGGAGATTAAGTTCTACGAGCTCGGTGCCGAGGCCATGGAGAAGTTCCGTGAGGACGAGGGCTTCATCCGGGAGGAGGAGCGCCCCCTGCCGGAGAAGGAGTTCCAGCGACAGGTCTGGCTCCTCTTCGAGCACCCGGAGAGCTCGGGACCCGCCCGGGGGATCGCCATCGTCTCCGTCATGGTGATCCTCATCTCCATCGTCATCTTCTGTTTGGAGACCTTGccggagctgaaggaggaccCCAACCAGCGGATTCGCGTTGTTGGGAACGTGACAATTTACTACAAACCAAACGTGCTCACTGACCCCTTCTTCCTGGTGGAGACGCTCTGCATCATCTGGTTCTCCTTCGAGCTGATAGTCCGCTTCTTCGCCTGCCCCAGCAAGGCGGCCTTCTTCAAGAACATGATGAACTCCATCGACATCGTGGCCATCATCCCCTACTTCATCACGCTGGGAACGGAGCTGGCCGAGGACcaagacagcaaggagagcaagATGGGGGGCGAGCAGGCCACGTCCCTGGCCATCCTGCGGGTCATCCGCCTGGTGAGGGTCTTCCGCATCTTCAAGCTGTCCCGCCACTCCAAGGGGCTCCAGATCCTGGGGCAGACCCTGAAGGCCAGCATGCGGGAGCTGGGCCtgctcatcttcttcctcttcatcggcGTCATCCTCTTCTCCAGCGCCGTGTACTTCGCCGAGGCCGAGGAGAAGGAGTCCTTCTTCACCAGCATCCCCGACGCCTTCTGGTGGGCCGTGGTCTCCATGACGACGGTGGGCTACGGGGACATGTACCCGGTGACCATCGGGGGGAAGATCGTGGGCTCGCTGTGCGCCATCGCCGGCGTGCTGACCATCGCGCTGCCGGTGCCGGTCATCGTGTCCAACTTCAACTACTTCTACCACCGCGAGACGGAGGGCGAGGAGCAGGCCCAGCTGCTCAACGTCAGCAACCAGAACCTGGCGTCGGACTCCAACTCCAGCCGCCGCAGCTCCTCGGCCGTCAGCAAGTCGGAGTACATGGAGATCGACGAGGACATGAACAACAGCATCGACAACTTCAGGGAGGCCAACCTCAGGACTGCCAACTGCACGGGCGCCGGCCAGAACTGTGTGAACAAAGGCAAGCTGCTCACCGACGTGTGA